A window from Thermodesulfobacteriota bacterium encodes these proteins:
- the trmFO gene encoding methylenetetrahydrofolate--tRNA-(uracil(54)-C(5))-methyltransferase (FADH(2)-oxidizing) TrmFO produces the protein MKNENEIIIAGGGLAGSEAAHAASKLGVRVKLYEMRPLKSSPAHSTGDLGELVCSNSLKSDSIDNASGILKEEMRRLGSLVIEAAEKTRVPAGKALAVDRIAFARYITGIIENNPLIEIVREEFGGIPDSPVSPLIIATGPLTSESLAENIRALTDSRHLYFYDAISPIIDADSIDYSKVYRASRYEKENEGEGDYINCPIKKDEYYAIVDEINKAEKIETRDFEKGIYFESCLPVEEIVGRGRETLRFGPARPVGLRDPRTGATPFAVVQLRAENAERSMYNMVGFQTKLKYPEQRRIFRMIPGLEGAEFMRYGSVHRNTYIDSPRLLRETLQLKKSDLIFFAGQIVGVEGYVESAAMGIIAGINAGRVTLGQSPVIPPPETAIGSLLRYVSDSSIKNFQPMNINFGLFPPPLEKIPKSRKKCWIAERALGAMGRFCPFRTQSY, from the coding sequence ATGAAAAATGAGAATGAAATAATCATAGCAGGCGGGGGGCTTGCCGGCTCGGAGGCAGCGCATGCGGCATCGAAATTAGGCGTCAGGGTCAAATTATACGAAATGAGACCGCTTAAATCGTCCCCGGCTCATAGCACGGGCGACCTGGGCGAGCTCGTTTGCAGCAACTCCCTTAAATCAGACTCAATTGATAACGCAAGCGGCATACTGAAGGAAGAGATGAGACGTCTGGGCTCTCTTGTCATAGAGGCTGCCGAGAAGACTCGAGTGCCCGCGGGCAAGGCCCTGGCGGTGGACCGGATCGCGTTCGCACGGTATATCACAGGCATAATTGAAAACAATCCGCTTATCGAGATCGTGAGAGAGGAATTCGGGGGTATTCCGGATTCTCCCGTTTCCCCCCTTATAATCGCGACGGGCCCGCTCACTTCAGAGTCTCTAGCGGAAAACATCCGGGCTTTGACCGACTCAAGACATTTATATTTCTACGATGCGATATCCCCGATAATCGACGCGGATTCCATTGATTATTCGAAGGTCTACAGGGCTTCGAGGTATGAGAAGGAGAACGAGGGGGAAGGCGATTATATAAACTGTCCGATAAAAAAGGATGAATATTACGCCATAGTCGACGAGATAAATAAGGCGGAGAAGATCGAGACCAGGGATTTTGAAAAGGGCATCTACTTCGAGAGCTGCCTGCCGGTTGAGGAGATAGTCGGTCGCGGGAGGGAAACGCTCAGGTTCGGTCCGGCGCGTCCCGTGGGCCTCAGGGACCCGCGCACGGGCGCGACACCGTTTGCTGTCGTACAGCTCCGGGCCGAGAACGCGGAGCGCTCGATGTACAATATGGTGGGGTTCCAGACGAAGCTCAAATATCCCGAGCAGCGGCGCATATTCAGGATGATACCAGGGCTCGAGGGGGCGGAGTTCATGAGGTACGGGAGCGTCCACAGAAACACCTACATCGACTCCCCGAGGCTCCTGCGCGAAACGCTCCAGCTTAAAAAAAGCGACCTCATATTCTTTGCCGGCCAGATAGTGGGCGTTGAAGGGTACGTCGAATCGGCCGCGATGGGCATTATCGCCGGCATCAACGCCGGAAGGGTAACGCTCGGCCAAAGCCCGGTGATTCCGCCGCCAGAGACCGCGATAGGCTCACTCCTGAGGTACGTATCCGACAGCAGCATCAAGAATTTTCAGCCGATGAACATAAATTTCGGACTATTCCCCCCTCCCCTGGAAAAGATACCGAAATCCCGTAAGAAATGCTGGATAGCGGAAAGGGCGCTCGGGGCTATGGGCCGGTTTTGCCCGTTCCGAACGCAGTCATATTAA
- the pilB gene encoding type IV-A pilus assembly ATPase PilB — MKEQRVSAQMGDILIKEDVINLDQLKTAIQEQKETGKRLGETLLNLGYIDEHQLVAYLSKQYGVPAINLDQFDISMDVLKTVSRESAIKHKLIPINRSGSTLVVAMSDPSNIFAVDDLKFATGHNIEVVVTSERSIRNAIERFYGSQQEWEDARKAQESTAAVDKLMGDLDDFLIEISGEENIDLNDLEKASEEAPVIKLVNHLLMDSIRKGASDIHIEPYEKSLRVRYRIDGVLYDVMHPPVKLKNAVTSRVKVMSNLDIAERRLPQDGRIKVKMAQNRTMEYRVSVVPTLFGEKVVMRILDKESLQLDLTKLGFYEDQLEVFRRSIYQPFGMVLITGPTGSGKTTTLYSSLMDLNRIDVNISTAEDPVEYSLPGVNQVQVHEEIGLTFASCLRSFLRQDPDIILVGEIRDYETAEIAIKSALTGHLVLSTLHTNDAPSTITRLLNMGVEPFLVTASLNAIVAQRLVRVVCPECKKETEVAPQVLIDLGVSPKEVADYIVYKGSGEGCKTCSGTGYKGRLAVFEVMELTDELKEFILSGASSLEIKREAIRQGMRTLRQSALQKLKQGVTSIEEVVRNTAADD; from the coding sequence ATGAAAGAGCAACGAGTCAGCGCACAGATGGGCGATATCCTGATCAAGGAGGATGTAATAAACCTTGACCAGCTTAAAACGGCCATACAGGAGCAGAAGGAAACGGGGAAAAGGCTCGGGGAGACCCTGCTAAATCTAGGATACATCGACGAACACCAGCTCGTCGCTTATCTAAGCAAGCAGTACGGAGTCCCGGCGATCAATCTGGATCAGTTCGATATATCGATGGACGTTCTCAAAACCGTTTCCAGAGAATCCGCAATAAAACATAAGCTCATCCCGATAAACAGATCAGGCTCAACTCTTGTCGTCGCCATGTCGGACCCCTCCAACATCTTCGCCGTCGATGACCTCAAGTTCGCGACCGGCCATAACATCGAAGTGGTCGTGACTTCGGAACGTTCGATAAGAAACGCGATCGAGAGGTTCTACGGCTCCCAGCAGGAATGGGAGGACGCAAGGAAGGCGCAGGAAAGCACTGCCGCCGTCGACAAGCTCATGGGCGACCTCGACGATTTCCTCATCGAGATAAGCGGCGAAGAAAATATAGACCTCAACGACCTGGAAAAAGCCTCCGAAGAAGCGCCCGTGATCAAGCTCGTGAACCATCTGCTCATGGATTCTATCAGAAAAGGGGCGAGCGACATACACATCGAGCCTTACGAAAAATCTCTCAGGGTCAGGTACAGGATAGACGGGGTGCTCTACGATGTAATGCATCCGCCAGTGAAGCTAAAGAACGCGGTGACTTCGAGAGTGAAGGTAATGTCGAACCTCGACATTGCCGAGAGGAGGCTCCCGCAGGACGGCCGAATCAAGGTGAAGATGGCCCAGAACAGGACGATGGAATATCGTGTTTCCGTGGTTCCAACCCTGTTCGGAGAAAAAGTCGTCATGAGGATACTCGACAAGGAATCGCTTCAGCTGGACCTGACCAAGCTCGGATTTTATGAGGACCAGCTCGAGGTCTTCAGGAGGTCTATATATCAACCCTTCGGAATGGTGCTCATCACGGGACCGACGGGCAGCGGTAAAACGACGACACTGTATTCGAGTCTAATGGATCTGAACCGTATTGACGTAAACATCTCGACTGCCGAAGACCCGGTGGAATACAGCCTTCCGGGTGTAAACCAGGTGCAGGTGCACGAGGAGATCGGGCTGACATTCGCTTCCTGTCTCAGGTCTTTTTTACGGCAGGACCCGGACATCATCCTCGTCGGCGAGATCAGGGACTACGAAACGGCCGAGATAGCGATCAAGTCTGCGCTCACGGGACACCTCGTCCTTTCGACGCTCCATACGAACGACGCCCCGTCTACGATAACGAGGCTGCTCAATATGGGCGTTGAGCCGTTCCTCGTAACGGCGTCCCTGAACGCCATTGTCGCTCAGCGACTTGTGAGGGTTGTCTGTCCCGAATGCAAGAAAGAGACGGAGGTCGCTCCCCAGGTGCTTATAGACCTCGGGGTCTCCCCTAAAGAAGTCGCTGATTATATAGTTTATAAAGGGAGCGGCGAAGGCTGCAAGACGTGCTCCGGGACGGGCTACAAGGGCAGGCTCGCCGTATTCGAAGTCATGGAACTGACGGATGAGCTCAAGGAATTCATACTGAGCGGCGCCTCGTCGCTCGAAATAAAGAGGGAAGCGATCAGGCAGGGCATGAGGACGCTCAGACAGAGCGCTCTACAGAAGCTGAAGCAGGGTGTAACCTCCATAGAAGAAGTCGTGAGGAACACCGCAGCCGACGATTAG
- a CDS encoding type IV pilus twitching motility protein PilT, whose amino-acid sequence MAIAIDKLLKLMVENGASDLHITAGVPPMLRIDGKLVPVKHPPLTPPDTKDICYSVLTDMQKHRFEENWELDFSFGMENLGRFRGNVFTQRGAVAGAFRLLPFVLKSYQELGLPPVLADLARKPRGLIVITGPTGSGKTTTLASVVDQVNKERHEHIVTIEDPIEYVFEHKNCIVNQREVGSDTKSFANALKSVLREDPDVVLIGEMRDLETIKIALTLSETGHLTLATLHTNTAVQTINRIIDVFPPHEQSQVRAQLSFVLEGILCQTLIPKIGGGRVLAVEVLVPNPAIRNLIREDKVHQIYSQQQIGQEKWKMQTLNQSLADLYLRKLISYDDAIGKSQEPEEIKRMISERSAPEGTKERMIRQ is encoded by the coding sequence GTGGCTATAGCGATAGACAAGCTTTTAAAACTCATGGTGGAGAACGGAGCGTCGGACCTGCACATCACCGCAGGCGTGCCGCCGATGCTCAGGATCGACGGAAAGCTGGTTCCGGTAAAGCACCCCCCGCTTACCCCTCCCGATACGAAAGACATCTGCTACAGCGTGCTCACCGACATGCAGAAGCACAGGTTTGAAGAAAACTGGGAGCTCGATTTCTCTTTCGGAATGGAGAATCTAGGCCGGTTCCGCGGTAATGTCTTTACGCAGAGGGGCGCTGTTGCGGGCGCATTCAGACTCCTGCCATTCGTGCTGAAAAGTTACCAGGAGCTGGGGCTCCCCCCGGTGCTCGCCGACCTCGCAAGGAAGCCGAGGGGCCTGATCGTGATCACAGGGCCTACGGGCTCGGGTAAGACCACGACGCTGGCGAGCGTCGTCGATCAGGTAAATAAGGAGCGTCACGAGCATATAGTTACGATCGAGGACCCTATAGAGTATGTTTTCGAGCACAAGAACTGTATAGTTAACCAGAGGGAGGTAGGGAGCGATACCAAGAGTTTCGCAAACGCCCTTAAAAGCGTGTTGAGGGAAGACCCGGACGTCGTACTCATAGGTGAAATGAGGGACCTGGAAACTATAAAGATAGCGCTCACCCTGTCCGAGACCGGTCACCTTACTCTCGCCACGCTCCATACGAACACGGCCGTGCAGACCATAAACCGAATCATAGACGTTTTCCCTCCGCACGAGCAGTCGCAGGTGAGGGCTCAGCTCTCGTTCGTCCTGGAAGGCATACTATGCCAGACGCTTATCCCGAAGATAGGCGGCGGGCGCGTCCTTGCAGTCGAGGTGCTCGTGCCCAACCCCGCTATAAGGAACCTTATCAGAGAAGATAAAGTGCATCAGATCTATTCGCAGCAGCAGATCGGACAGGAGAAGTGGAAGATGCAGACCCTCAACCAGAGCTTGGCTGACCTGTACCTTAGGAAACTCATCAGCTATGACGATGCAATAGGGAAATCCCAGGAGCCCGAGGAAATAAAACGGATGATAAGCGAACGCTCTGCGCCCGAGGGTACGAAAGAACGGATGATAAGGCAATAA
- a CDS encoding type II secretion system F family protein has product MPVFVWEGRLAGTIKKGEMDAPSKSAVLARLRQMQIQPIPNRIKEKGKLFGLDLSFGSVSTRDLVVFTRQLSTMIDAGLPLVRGLDIIASQHPNQKFKQIIIRVKEDVEAGSTFAEALGKHPKVFSNLYTQLIKAGETGGVLDVILQRLANYLEKMDSIKRKIKGAMIYPSIVISVAVLVLAIVIIFVVPVFAEMFKDMGTTLPGLTQLVVDISFFTRHNILYILIAIAAIVFLIGFSYNRSFRVRRLFDAFLLRLWLVGPLLLKTVIARFCRTLATLTAGGIAILDGLEITAKASGNMITEEAILEARKGVSEGQTLAEPLAVRPKLFPPMVVQMISVGEQTGALEDMLNKIADFYEEEVDIAVASLLSALEPLMITVLGATVGVIVVSMYLPMFKLVATMAN; this is encoded by the coding sequence ATGCCTGTATTCGTGTGGGAAGGAAGGCTGGCGGGCACAATCAAGAAGGGCGAGATGGACGCCCCCAGCAAATCTGCGGTTCTGGCCCGTCTCAGGCAGATGCAGATACAGCCTATACCGAACCGGATCAAGGAGAAGGGCAAGCTCTTCGGTCTGGACCTCTCCTTCGGCTCGGTGTCGACGAGGGACCTCGTAGTTTTCACGAGACAGCTCTCGACGATGATAGACGCTGGTCTTCCGCTGGTGAGGGGTCTCGATATCATCGCGTCCCAGCACCCGAATCAGAAATTCAAACAGATCATTATCAGGGTCAAAGAGGACGTCGAGGCCGGCTCCACGTTCGCCGAAGCTCTGGGAAAGCACCCGAAGGTGTTCAGCAACCTCTATACCCAGCTCATTAAAGCGGGAGAGACGGGCGGCGTGCTCGACGTGATCCTGCAGAGGCTCGCCAACTATCTCGAAAAAATGGATTCGATTAAAAGAAAAATCAAGGGTGCGATGATCTACCCCTCGATAGTCATCAGTGTAGCCGTGCTCGTCCTTGCGATAGTAATTATATTCGTCGTTCCCGTATTCGCCGAGATGTTCAAGGACATGGGGACGACTCTGCCCGGGTTAACGCAGCTCGTAGTGGATATCAGCTTTTTTACGAGGCACAACATTCTATATATATTGATAGCGATTGCAGCCATTGTTTTCCTTATAGGATTCAGCTACAACAGATCGTTCAGGGTGAGAAGGCTCTTCGATGCATTCCTGCTCAGGCTTTGGCTTGTGGGGCCGCTCCTGCTGAAGACTGTCATCGCCAGGTTCTGCCGGACGCTTGCCACGCTCACGGCGGGCGGTATAGCGATATTGGACGGTCTCGAAATTACGGCAAAGGCCTCGGGCAACATGATAACCGAGGAAGCCATCCTCGAAGCCAGAAAGGGGGTCAGCGAGGGGCAGACGCTAGCGGAGCCGCTTGCGGTGAGGCCGAAGCTCTTCCCGCCGATGGTCGTTCAGATGATCTCGGTCGGCGAGCAGACAGGCGCACTCGAGGACATGCTGAATAAGATCGCCGACTTCTATGAAGAAGAGGTCGATATAGCGGTCGCATCGCTTCTCTCGGCTCTGGAGCCCCTCATGATAACGGTCCTGGGGGCCACAGTCGGTGTCATAGTCGTCTCGATGTACCTTCCGATGTTCAAGCTCGTGGCGACTATGGCGAATTAA
- a CDS encoding ATP-binding protein, producing MKVLQSPDGGLKSSVVLRVVITTVLLGSGAVIYYGRGARKEAFYLAVIVALIYFLSLVSLLLQSLFQRHPRIFKISQLVFDLALASTVIFVTGGKSSPFIFLYVLIIIYSSIVLTKVASYVTALVSGLVYVLIVFYQIRIEVPLEPGQSIWSSVSLWGEIGLVSTYFHLTGFLLVAILSGYLSERFRAAGRELGESERSLRILQNLHENIIQSLTSGVITLNLDGRIISANKAGLDILGINGEDKILGKDLSQFMTGLHLDDLVSKKREQMLYTSPDGRMVTLGFSSSELRDTEEKAQGYIIIFQDLTEVKELEDRLRTSEKMALLGQLAAGLAHELRNPLSAISGAVEILSSDVKPTEENLRLVRMASQEVERLNLLVEDFLILTMPIQKLTTLVDLGRIIADTVESFAKTIRRGNIEIVNQVEKGIYVQADSYRLKQAVWNLLLNSVDAMPIGGLIIIKSKTGENSVVIEISDEGKGIDENFISRIFEPFFTTKEVGTGLGLAIVQKVIEGYNGNINVVSSRGNGATFVITLPRFKEVPADVIH from the coding sequence ATGAAAGTCCTGCAGAGCCCCGACGGAGGGCTTAAGAGCTCGGTAGTACTAAGGGTCGTCATCACGACCGTGCTGCTCGGGTCGGGAGCCGTGATTTACTACGGGAGAGGCGCGAGAAAGGAGGCCTTTTATCTCGCAGTCATCGTAGCCTTAATCTATTTCCTGAGCCTCGTTTCCCTCCTCCTTCAGTCTTTGTTTCAGCGGCACCCCAGGATCTTTAAGATTTCTCAGCTCGTCTTCGACCTGGCCCTGGCTTCGACAGTCATCTTCGTGACGGGCGGTAAATCGAGCCCTTTCATTTTCCTCTATGTACTCATAATCATTTATTCGAGCATAGTGCTCACAAAGGTGGCGAGCTACGTTACGGCCCTAGTTTCGGGGCTTGTCTATGTCCTGATCGTATTCTACCAGATCAGGATCGAGGTGCCGCTTGAGCCCGGCCAGAGCATCTGGAGCTCTGTCTCCCTGTGGGGGGAGATAGGGCTCGTTTCCACTTACTTCCACCTGACCGGATTCCTGCTCGTCGCCATCCTGTCGGGTTATCTTTCGGAGAGGTTCCGTGCGGCCGGGAGGGAGCTCGGCGAGAGCGAAAGAAGCCTGCGGATACTCCAGAACCTGCACGAGAATATTATTCAGAGCCTCACGAGCGGCGTGATCACCCTAAATCTCGACGGCAGGATCATTTCTGCTAACAAGGCGGGTCTAGATATCCTGGGTATAAACGGCGAGGATAAGATCCTGGGCAAGGACCTGAGTCAGTTCATGACGGGACTCCATCTCGATGACCTGGTCTCGAAGAAGAGGGAGCAGATGCTGTATACGTCGCCCGACGGGAGAATGGTTACACTCGGCTTCTCCTCCTCCGAGCTCAGGGATACGGAAGAAAAAGCGCAGGGGTATATAATCATATTCCAGGACCTGACCGAGGTGAAGGAGCTCGAAGACCGCCTGAGGACGTCGGAGAAAATGGCGCTCCTCGGTCAGCTCGCGGCGGGTCTCGCCCACGAGCTGAGGAACCCGCTATCGGCTATAAGCGGCGCGGTCGAGATACTAAGCAGCGACGTCAAACCCACTGAAGAGAACCTGAGGCTCGTACGCATGGCTTCTCAGGAGGTGGAGAGGCTCAATCTGCTCGTGGAAGATTTTCTCATACTCACCATGCCGATACAGAAGCTGACTACGCTCGTAGACCTCGGACGTATTATCGCCGACACGGTCGAGTCGTTCGCGAAAACAATAAGACGCGGCAACATAGAGATAGTGAACCAGGTCGAAAAGGGGATATATGTCCAGGCGGATTCATACCGGCTGAAGCAGGCGGTGTGGAATCTCCTCCTCAATTCCGTGGACGCCATGCCTATCGGCGGCCTTATAATAATTAAATCGAAGACCGGGGAAAACAGCGTGGTTATAGAAATATCGGACGAGGGCAAGGGGATCGACGAGAATTTTATCTCGAGGATATTCGAACCGTTTTTTACGACCAAGGAAGTGGGCACGGGGCTCGGCCTTGCAATTGTACAAAAGGTTATAGAAGGTTATAATGGAAACATCAATGTGGTGAGTTCGCGGGGCAACGGGGCGACATTCGTTATCACATTGCCGAGGTTTAAAGAGGTGCCTGCCGATGTCATACATTGA
- a CDS encoding sigma-54 dependent transcriptional regulator — protein MGQNDSNILVVDDEPGMREFLEIMLQKDGYNVETAADGSEAIDKIEEKLFDLAIVDIQMPVLNGIEVLKKFNEKSPDTTVIMITAYASHETAIEAMKLGAYDYITKPFKIDEIKLVIKKALEKKKLERENTRLRKELETQYGFGNIIGRSPSIVKVFELIKRVSELNVNVLITGESGTGKELVARAIHYSGTRHDKPFVPVNCGAIPETLMESELFGYKKGAFTGAMRDKRGLFEEADGGTIFLDEIGDLPLHLQVKLLRVLEEKKIRPLGGTEAVNVDVRVIAATNKKLEDEVASGRFREDLFYRLNVIKIVLPPLRERKIDVSPLAIHFINRYSVEMGKDIRGISPKALEILENYHYPGNVRELENIVARCVALESSNVIRQETLPQLVTGRDYLDLDTSFASNSSLDTLLGDVEKKMIEKALRTTNGNKTEAARLLGITLRSLRYRLAKHELDDGNGDDLEDMDEAGEL, from the coding sequence ATGGGACAAAATGACAGCAACATTCTGGTCGTAGACGACGAGCCGGGTATGAGGGAGTTCCTGGAGATCATGCTCCAGAAGGACGGTTATAACGTCGAGACCGCAGCCGACGGCTCCGAAGCAATAGACAAGATCGAGGAGAAGCTTTTCGACCTTGCCATTGTCGACATCCAGATGCCTGTGCTGAACGGGATCGAGGTGCTCAAGAAGTTCAACGAAAAGAGCCCGGACACCACGGTAATAATGATTACCGCGTACGCATCGCACGAAACGGCGATAGAGGCGATGAAGCTGGGCGCGTACGACTATATCACCAAGCCCTTCAAAATAGATGAGATCAAGCTCGTGATAAAGAAGGCGCTCGAAAAGAAGAAGCTCGAGCGCGAGAACACAAGGCTGAGGAAGGAGCTCGAGACACAGTACGGCTTCGGAAACATCATAGGCAGGAGCCCGTCCATCGTAAAAGTCTTCGAGCTCATTAAGAGGGTCTCCGAGCTCAATGTGAACGTGCTTATCACCGGCGAGAGCGGTACGGGAAAGGAGCTCGTGGCGAGGGCGATACATTACAGCGGCACGAGACACGATAAACCGTTCGTCCCGGTAAACTGCGGGGCCATTCCCGAAACGCTTATGGAGAGCGAGCTCTTCGGTTATAAGAAAGGCGCCTTCACAGGCGCGATGAGGGATAAGCGCGGACTCTTCGAAGAAGCGGACGGGGGTACCATTTTCCTCGACGAAATCGGGGACCTGCCGCTCCACCTCCAGGTAAAGCTACTGAGGGTGCTCGAGGAGAAGAAGATAAGGCCCTTAGGCGGCACTGAAGCCGTGAACGTCGACGTCAGGGTCATTGCCGCGACAAACAAGAAGCTCGAGGACGAAGTCGCAAGCGGCAGGTTCAGGGAAGACCTCTTCTATCGTCTTAACGTTATAAAGATCGTGCTGCCCCCGCTGAGAGAAAGGAAGATAGACGTATCTCCGCTCGCCATCCATTTTATCAACAGGTATTCGGTCGAGATGGGGAAGGACATACGGGGGATATCGCCTAAGGCGCTCGAGATACTGGAGAACTATCATTACCCGGGCAACGTGAGGGAGCTCGAGAATATAGTCGCGCGGTGCGTGGCGCTCGAGTCCTCAAACGTCATACGCCAGGAGACGCTGCCTCAGCTCGTCACCGGAAGGGACTATCTCGACCTCGACACGAGCTTCGCCTCGAACTCGAGCCTCGACACGCTCCTCGGGGACGTGGAGAAAAAGATGATAGAGAAGGCGCTCAGGACGACTAACGGGAATAAGACCGAAGCCGCGAGGCTCTTGGGCATAACGCTCCGTTCGCTAAGGTACAGGCTCGCCAAGCACGAGCTCGACGACGGGAACGGGGATGACCTTGAGGATATGGACGAGGCGGGGGAGCTTTGA
- a CDS encoding bifunctional nuclease family protein: protein MFLLMKVSGIALDPFTNTPIVILKDSANDKTLPIWIGFMEASSIAMELEKTPRLRPITHDLVRNLLEKLKFIVTKIEVTDLRDDTFYARIYLKRDSEEYSLDSRPSDAIAIALRTDSPIYVNEEVIEKSKKIEIDEDKDKLAELLDKIPEGDFGKYKM from the coding sequence ATGTTTCTTCTGATGAAAGTGTCAGGGATAGCGCTCGACCCGTTTACGAACACCCCGATCGTAATATTGAAGGACAGCGCAAACGATAAGACCCTTCCTATATGGATCGGGTTCATGGAAGCGAGCTCGATTGCAATGGAGCTCGAGAAAACACCCAGGCTGAGGCCTATCACACACGACCTGGTCAGGAACCTCCTCGAGAAGCTGAAATTCATAGTGACCAAGATAGAGGTCACAGATCTCCGCGACGATACCTTCTACGCACGCATCTACCTCAAGAGGGATAGCGAAGAATACTCTCTCGATTCGAGACCGAGCGACGCTATAGCCATAGCCCTCAGGACGGACTCCCCTATATACGTAAACGAAGAGGTCATCGAAAAATCGAAGAAGATAGAGATAGACGAAGATAAAGATAAATTAGCCGAGCTCCTGGACAAGATACCCGAAGGAGATTTCGGGAAGTATAAGATGTAG
- the miaB gene encoding tRNA (N6-isopentenyl adenosine(37)-C2)-methylthiotransferase MiaB — MSNKHLYIETYGCQMNEYDSDRIRNALGAETTDNPEKADIIIINTCAIRDKADQKAFSSLGKYKHLKSNNPDLIVGISGCVAQLYGDKLLHRMPHLDFVLGPRAIPKLPELIKKIENEKRRSVETSYNVQELFDIEPYHAEGKVTAFVSVQQGCNKRCSYCIVPYVRGNEVNRPLADILRETRNLVGKGVREVTFIGQTVNSWKENGYKFGDLLRAAADVEGLERIRFTTSYPRDITARMIEAVRDVPKICRHIHLPVQSGSNEVLGKMKRTYTREWYSDTVKRLKDAVPDMALSTDIIVGYPGETEQDFMDTMSLLEEIEFDSAFSFKFSPRPGTQAAACPADETVDMDTADRRLSLLQAFQREVTSRKNRERVGQIEEVLAEGASKSDPEFLTGRTSHNRITHFKGSSVLSGKILRVRITEGLFNSLRGELSV, encoded by the coding sequence ATGAGCAATAAGCATTTATACATAGAGACCTACGGCTGTCAGATGAACGAGTACGATTCCGACAGGATTCGAAACGCGCTTGGTGCCGAGACGACCGACAACCCGGAAAAAGCCGACATTATCATCATCAATACATGCGCCATTAGGGATAAGGCCGACCAGAAGGCGTTCAGCAGTCTCGGTAAGTATAAACATTTGAAGTCGAACAATCCCGATCTCATAGTAGGCATCTCGGGTTGCGTCGCGCAGCTCTACGGAGACAAGCTCCTTCACAGAATGCCGCACCTCGATTTCGTGCTGGGGCCGAGGGCTATCCCCAAACTGCCCGAGCTGATTAAAAAGATAGAAAACGAAAAGCGGCGCTCGGTGGAAACCTCTTACAACGTTCAGGAGCTCTTCGATATCGAGCCCTATCACGCCGAAGGGAAGGTCACCGCGTTCGTATCGGTCCAGCAGGGATGCAACAAGAGGTGCTCATACTGCATAGTACCCTACGTAAGGGGAAACGAAGTCAACAGACCGCTCGCTGACATATTGAGAGAAACGAGGAACCTCGTCGGCAAGGGCGTGCGCGAGGTCACGTTCATAGGCCAGACAGTCAATTCATGGAAGGAGAACGGATATAAGTTCGGTGACCTCCTCAGGGCCGCGGCCGACGTGGAGGGCCTCGAAAGGATAAGGTTCACGACTTCCTACCCGAGGGACATCACGGCGAGGATGATCGAAGCCGTGAGGGACGTGCCTAAAATTTGCCGCCACATCCACCTGCCTGTCCAGTCCGGCTCTAACGAGGTACTCGGAAAGATGAAGAGGACGTATACGAGGGAATGGTATTCGGACACCGTTAAGAGACTGAAGGACGCCGTGCCCGACATGGCTCTGTCCACGGACATAATAGTCGGGTATCCCGGGGAAACAGAGCAGGACTTCATGGACACGATGTCTTTACTCGAAGAGATAGAGTTCGACAGCGCGTTCTCATTTAAATTCTCCCCTCGCCCCGGCACTCAGGCGGCCGCTTGCCCGGCAGATGAAACTGTGGATATGGATACCGCCGACAGGAGGCTCTCCCTCCTTCAGGCGTTCCAGCGTGAAGTTACGTCGAGGAAAAACCGGGAGAGGGTCGGACAGATCGAAGAAGTGCTCGCGGAGGGGGCGAGCAAGAGCGATCCGGAGTTTCTTACAGGCAGGACTAGTCACAACAGAATCACCCACTTTAAGGGGAGCAGCGTGCTTTCCGGGAAAATACTCAGGGTCAGGATCACGGAAGGGCTGTTTAATTCCCTTCGCGGCGAACTGTCTGTATAA